In the Mycolicibacter minnesotensis genome, ATATGTTCATCCCATGGCACGCTCACCGCAGGAGATCTTCGACCACCACCTCAAGGCACTGCTCGCCGGCGACGTCGAGGAGTTGCTCGTCGACTACACCGACGAGTCAGAACTGATCACCGCCGCCGGCGTCGCTCGGGGACTGGCCGGCATCCGCGCCGCGTTCAGCCAGCTGTCCGCCGCGCTGGCCGACGCTGAATTCGCGATCAAGTCGCAGACCCACAGCGGTGACGTCCTGCTGTTGGAGTGGACGCTGGACGCAGCGGGTTTCGGCGTCGACGGGGTCGACACCTTCCTGTTCGGCGACGACTCGATCCGGGTCCAGACGATCTCCCAGCAGGCGCGTCCCAAGAACTGACCCGCCCGACGGCCAGGCCCGCCAATCACCGCAACCGACACGGGGTTCGCGGGTAGGTTTCCACCCGTGGACCTCGAAGCGGTGGCGCAGTGGATGTCCGACCAAGGCCTGGGAGAGGGCCCGCTGGATGACGTCACGGAGTTGGCCGGCGGAACACAGAACGTCATGCTGCGGTTCACTCGCGCCGACCGCAGTTACGTGCTGCGGCGCGGCCCGCAGCACCTGCGGCCGCGCAGCAACGCGGTGATGCTGCGGGAAACCCGGCTGCTGGCGGCGCTGGCCGGCACCGACGTGCCGCACCCGGGACTGATCGCGGTCTGCGACAACCCCGCCGTGCTCGGTGACGCGGTGTTCTATCTGATGGAGCCCGTCGACGGGTTCAACGCCAGCGGCGACCTACCCGCCCTGCATGCCAGTGATCCAACGGTGCGCCACGGGATGGGGCTGTCGATGGCCGATGCGCTGGCCAAGCTGGGCGCCGTGGACCACATCGCGGTAGGGCTGGCTGATTACGGCAAGCCCGACGGCTTCCTGGAACGTCAGGTACCGCGGTGGCTTGCCGAACTGGACTCCTATCGCCAGTTCGAGAACTATCCGGGACCCGATCTGCCGGGCCTGCACGACGTCGCCGACTGGCTGCAGCGCAACGTACCGGCATCCTGGAAGCCGGGAATCCTGCACGGCGACTACCACGCCGCCAATGTGATGTTCTCCCCCACCGGCCCCGAGTTGGCGGCCATCGTGGATTGGGAGATGTCGACCATCGGCGATCCACTGCTGGACCTGGGATGGTTGCTGGCCACGTGGCGTCAGGACGACGGATCCAGCGTGTTCAGCCACACCCTGACTGGCATGGATGGGCTGGCCTCCCCCGGCGAACTGGTGGCGCGTTACGCCGCAGGCAGCTCTCGCGATCTGTCCCACATCGGGTGGTACACGGTGATGGCCGGTTTCAAGCTGGCCATCGTGATCGAGGGCACGCTGGCTCGGGCTTCGGCAGGCATGGCGCAGCAGGAAGTCGGCGATCAGTTGCACGAAGCAGCCGTTTGGCTCTTCGAGCGGGCTCAGCTCTGGATGGACAGCGCGGCATGACCGGCCAGGCCGACCGTATCGACGAGATCGTCACCGCGGACGCTCGGCGCCTGGTCGACATCTTCAAGGACCTGCATCGCAACCCCGAGTTGGGGTTTGCCGAAGTACGCACCGCGCGGACGATCGCCCAAGCGCTCGGCAACCTCGGCATGACGGTGACCAGCGGGATCGGCGGTACCGGGGTGGTGGCGGTGCTGGCCAACGGGCCCGGCCCGGTGGTGATGTATCGCGCCGACATGGATGCGCTGCGCGTGCCCGAGGCCACCGGCCTGGACTACGCCAGCAGTAACCCGGCGCTGGGCCACATGTGCGGCCACGACGCGCATGTGACCTGGATGCTGGGGCTGGCCAAGGTGCTCACCGAGACCACCGATTCCTGGTCGGGCACCGCGGTGCTGATCGGCCAGCCCGCCGAGGAACTGATCACCGGCGCGAAGGCCATGGTCGACGCGGGCCTCTACGACGTGGCCCCCCGACCGGATGCATTCCTCGCCATGCACACCGCCCCGGTGCCGGTGGGTATGGTCGCCGCGGTCGGCGGCGAGCGGATGGCCGGCACCGACCAACTCGACATTGTGTTCCACGGCGTCGGCGGGCATGGCTCGATGCCACAACTGACCCGCGATCCGGTGCTCATGGCGGCGCAGGCCGTGATGCAGTTCCAAAGCATCGTCAGTCGCTCCGTCACCCCGGGTGAGATCGCGGTGCTGACGGTCGGTTCCCTGCAGGCCGGCAGCACCTACAACGTGATTCCGGACCGGGCACAGCTCCAGGTCAACCTGCGGTGGTTCAACCCCGAGGTGCGCGACACGCTGTTGACCGGGATTCGGGCGATCTGCGCGGGCATCGCGCGCAGCTTCGGCGTCGACGAGGACCAGCTGCCCGAGATCACCCTGGCCGGCGGTGCGACACCGCTGGTCAACGACACCGCGCTCACCGAGCGAGTGGCCACCGCACTCGGTGACCTGCTCGGGAAGGACAACGTCGTACGCCAGTTGCCCGCCCTCACCGGCTCGGAGGACTGTCACCTGCTCAAGGGGCCGCACCTCGACATGCCGTTGACGTATCTGCTCGTCGGAGTGGCCGACCCGCAGGTGTACGCACAGTCCGCTGAGCGCGGTCAATTGTTCCCCTATACCCCGCACGCTCCCGACTACGTGGTCGACCTTTCCGCCATCCCCCTAGGAACCAAGATTGCAGCCCGTGCAATGCTTGAGTTGCTGACTCCCGGTCGGTTTTAGCGCCATTTACACGCCGCAGAGTTTCTGAAGTACTTGTGCGGTCCACGAAGACGAGCTAAGGTTTATTGCTGTGGACGATCGTCACAAAGATCCAACCGTAGTGCTGCCCTACCTTGTGGGCCGGCCGCTCGGAGCGACCGAGGTCTACGAGGCATTCGGCTACCGTAAATCGGCCTATTACAAGGCAGCGCACGAAGGTCGGCTGATCAGTGCCGACAACCTGATCCGCGTCGCCCGGTACTTCGGGCTCAACCCGGTCGACCTGCAGGTACGGTTCGGATTAATCGAGCACGACGCGGTTGCCGAATACCTGGAGTCGTCCGAGCGCCCCCTGCGTCTGGGTGATCTCAAGGCGGATCTGGGCAAACCGCCCGTCTAAAACCGCCATTAGCAAGTACCGTCGGACGCATGACGCCGGCGTTAATTGGCGCCACCGTGGTGGTCGCGCTCTACAGCCTGTGGGTGCGTCGTGATACCTGGTGGTCGCGGTGGGAGATCGGCATCACCCTGGCCATCGCACTGGAGACCATCGCACTGGTGCTGATGTCGCCGTGGGCGGCCCAGACCCTGGGCCCCTGGGCGCACCGGGCGCTGCGGATATGGAACACGCAGCAGCTGGCCGGGCACATCTGCTTCGTGATCGCCGTCGCCGCCAACATCTACCACGTGCTGGCTCGGCTGGCCGACTTCGACAAAGTCCGTCCGCTGTTCCGCCTGCAGGTGCGATTGCCCATCCAGCTCGGCGTGATGGCGCTGGTGGTGACGTTCGTGATCGCCGACGCGGGCTACCGCCCGGATGGATTCTCGACGCTCGGGGGCGGTGGCGCTTGGGCACGTGCGTACTGGGTGCTGTTGTCCCTGCTGATGATCTACCTCGCCGGCTACGCAACACGCGTGCTGTCGATGCTGCGGTCTGATCCGCGCGCCAAGGAGACCGTCGAGCTCTACACCGCCTCGACGGCTTTCGCGGTAGCGGGCATCATGGCGATGATGAGCAACGCCTGGACCAAAGACGGTGTGAGCCAGCTGATCTGGCTGTGCGCATGCATCTCCGTGACGATCTTCGCCTATGGTTCAGCCCGCTCCTGGCGAGCCAAAGCCGCATGGTTCGCCAGCAGCGCGCGTCCGCTCGCAGAACCCCGTCCCCCGCAAGCGCTGTCGTGAGAACCCTCGATGACCTCAGGAATCATTGTCACCACGCTGGCGGTTGCCGCCGGTAACCGCTGGGCCCACCGGGTCGCAGACGACGAGACGGTGAACGGCGCTCCATGACAACAGCGTTCATCGTGACCACCCTGGTGATGGTCGCCTACTGCTTGTGGGTTCGCCGCGACACCTGGAGGTCACGCTGGGAGGCCGGTGCCACCTTTGCCATCGCCATGGAGGGCCTCGGCCTGCTGCTGCTGTCGCCGTGGGCGGCGACCGAGCTGAGCCCACCCCTGCACACCATCCTGGGACTGTGGAACACCCAGCAGGTGCTCGGCTGGCTGTGCCTGCTGGCGGGAGTGCTGGGCAACATCTACCACATGCTGGTGCGCTTGACCGATCCCGCGCACGTGTGGCCGATCATGCGCAGGCACCTGCTGATACCGGTGGGGCTGAGCCTCACCGTCATCCTGGTGGCCTTCGTCAATGCCGAACGCGGATTCGAACCAGACCTGTTCGCCCGCCTCACCGGCGACCCATGGGTGACCGTCATCGAGGCGACCGCCGCCGCGATCGTGCTCTATCTGAGCGGGTACGTCGCCCGACTGCTGCTGTCACTGCGACACGATCACCGGGCCAGAACCACCCTGGGCATGTACGTGGCGGCGATGGGTTTCGCCGTGGCCGGTTGCGTGGCCGCCGTCTTCTCGATCTGGACCGGGCACTACGTCGGACCGGCGATCTGGGCCTGCGTATGCCTCTCGGTGGCGACCTTCGCCTACGGGCTGGCGAGATCCTGGCGGGCCAAGAACGCCTGGTTCACCGCCGACGGCGGCGAATCGGTGACCGAGGCGCAATGACTGCGGTGTTCATCGCGGTCACCCTGATGATCGTCACCTACAGCCTGTGGGTTCGTCGCGACACCTGGTGGTCGCGCTGGGAGGCCGGCGCCACCCTTGCCATCGCCCTGCAGGGTTGCGCACTGCTGCTGCTGACCCCATGGGCGGGCACGGAGCTGGGCCCACCGCTGCACAGCCTGCTGGGGCTGTGGAACGTCCAGCAGGTACTCGGTTGGTTGTGCCTGATCGCGGCGGTGATCGGGAACATCTACCACATGCTGGTGCGTCTCGCCGATCCCACGCATGTGTGGCCGATCATGCGCAACCATCTCCTGATGCCGGTGGGCGCGGGTGTCGCGGTGGTCGTGGTGGCGTTCGCCAATGCCAAACGCGGTTACGAACCAGATATGTACGCGCGCCTAAGCGGAAACCGTTGGGTGACCGTCGTCGAGGTGACGTCCGTTGCCCTGATGCTCTATCTGGCCGGGTACGTCGGCAGACTGATGGTGTCGCTGCGCCACGATCAGCGGGCCAGGACCACGCTCGCGCTGTATGCGGCGTCCATGGCTTTCGGGGTGACAGCCTGTGTTGTCGCGGTCACCTCAAGCTGGGTGGGCGGTTACGCCGGCCCCGCCATCTGGGCCGGCGTCTGCGCGTCGGTGGCGGTCCTTGCCTATGGGCTGGCACGTTCCTGGCAGGCTAAGAAATCCTGGTTTGCGCCGGACACCTCCGCGCCCCGCAACGGTTGATAGGCGCCGCCTCGCCGTCGGCGATTCACCCGCGCCACCAAGGACTTTGCAGGGCAAGGCGCTTCGTCACGCATCGTTGAGGTCGGCAAGAGCGCGCCGCAGAGCGGTGGCTTCGTCGGCGCCGACACGCTCCACAAAGTGGACCAGCGCAGCCTCCCGGCCGCCGGAATCGGCCACCTGATCGAGCGCATCGGACATGAGCTCAGCGACCAACTCGGCACGGCCACGCCTGGGCACATAGCGGTGCGCGCGATGGTCACGGCGCTGGATCACCAGGTTCTTCTTCGCAAGGCGTTGCAGCACAGTCATGATCGTCGTATAGGCGAGGTTTCGCTTGACCGACACCGATGAGTGCACCTCACGGACGGTCAACGAACCCGACGCCGACCACAGGCACTCCATGACGGTGCGTTCGAGATCGCCCAACCCAACACGCGCAGCCATAGCCGGTTACCTCCTACGGCGTTTCACCGCCGTCCTTGTCAACCACGGGCGGCAACCCAAACGCACCACCCCGTCAGTAGGTAAGGCTAACCTAATTGTGCATGGGGTGGGGTTGTCCGGACCCAGAAAACAGAAAAAGCCCCGGCCTGAGCCGGAGCTTTTCTGTATCCACAGTGCGCCCGAAGGGATTCGAACCCCCAACCTTCTGATCCGTAGTCAGATGCTCTATCCGTTGAGCTACGGGCGCCGGTCTTCAGTTGTCGGTCGAGCAAGCCCGGCCGTTGCGGAGGCGAGAGGATTTGAACCTCCGGTCCCCCGTAAAGGGGACAACTCATTAGCAGTGAGTCCCATTCGGCCGCTCTGGCACGCCTCCCGAACTCGTTGAGGGTACCGGATCACTCCCCCAGTTCTGAAACCGCGGGCCAATAGACCGCACACGCTCCACATATGCTGTGGTCCGTGACCGTGAGACTGCGCCCGGAGATCGCCGCACTGCCGGCATACGTCGAAGGCAAGACGGTCCCGGGATCGATCAAACTCGCCAGCAACGAGACGGTGTTCCCGCCGTTGCCCAGCGTGGTCAAGGCCGTCGATGCCGCCCTGTCCACCACCAACCGCTACCCGGACAACGGCTATGCCGCCCTGCGTGCCCGGCTGGCCGAGCACGTCGGATTCACCCCGGCGCACATAGCAGCGGGGTGCGGATCAGTGAGCCTGTGCCAGCAGCTCATCCAGATCAGCAGCGGCACCGGCGACGAGGTGCTGTTCGGCTGGCGCAGTTTCGAGATCTATCCACTGCAGGTGCGTACCGCCGGTGCCGTGCCCGTGCAGGTTCCGCTTCGCGAGCACACCTACGACCTGGACGCGATGCTGGCGGCTATCACCGACCGCACCCGGCTGATCTTTGTCTGCAACCCGAACAATCCGACCTCCACCGTGGTCGATCCGGATGCCCTGGCGCAGTTCGTGGCCGCGGTGCCACCACACATCCTGATCGCCATCGACGAGGCGTACGTCGAATACATCCGCGAGCCGCTCCTGCCCGACAGTCTGGGACTGGTCCGACGCCATCGGAATGTGGTTGTGCTGCGTACATTTTCGAAGGCATACGGTTTGGCCGGTCTGCGGCTGGGCTATGCGGTCGCAAGTCCGGAGATCATCACCGAACTGGGCAAGGTCTACGTGCCGTTCACCGTGTCCAGCGTGGCGCAGGCCGCCGGAATAGCCTCGTTGGACGCCGCCGATGAGCTGATGGCCCGAACCGACGCCGTGGTGGCCGAGCGGGCCCGCGTCTCGGCGACGCTGCGCGACGCCGGATTCGAGCTACCGGATTCGCAGGCCAACTTCGTCTGGCTACCGCTGGCGGAGCGCACTTCCGACTTCGTGGCGGCCGCCGCCGCGGCCCGCATCGTGGTCCGCCCGTACGGGCAAGACGGGGTCCGGGTGACCATCGGTGCGCCAGAGGAGAACGACGCGCTGTTACGGTTCGCACAGACGTTCCGCTGAGGAGGAAAGCTATGCACGCGACCGCGACCACCACCGTCGCCGCATCCCCGTCTCGGGTGTGGGAGGTGCTCTCGGACTACGAGGGCATGTCCGGCTGGGCCCCCGGACTGAAGATCACCGTGATCCAGCCCGGCGCTCCCGAGCCCAACGGCGTCGGCGCCCAGCGCCGCATCCAGGCGGTGCCGGGAATGGCCCCGCTGGTGGAGGAGATCATCGCTTTCGAGCCGGAACAGCGGCTCAGCTACCGAGGCGTCTCGGGTGTCCCCTTCCGCAACTACGTGGGCAACGTGGCCCTGCGGTCGACGGGATCCGGTACCGAGATCAGCTACACCGTCAGCGCCGACAACCGTCTCCCCGCCGTCGCCTCGGTGCTGGCACACGGCCTGCTCTTCGGCCTCAAGCGGGCCGTGAACAAGGGCGCCTGACTCTTCTCCGACTCCCCCGCCGAGCGTGACGCCAGCTGCACACTCGACCAGCGATCGTGAAGCTAACTTCACGTTCGGCGGATGACACCAAAGGAAATGGCCACCATGAATGACGAACAGGCCCGCGCGACGTTCACCGCACTCAAGGAGCGCACCGGGCAGATCCCCGATGCCGAGATCGACGAGTTCTGGGCGGCGCTGCCGCCGGCCACCCTCGAGCTGATGATCGGCGAGTGGCGTGGCGGAGAGTTCGTCACCGGCCACAAGATGAATGGCCTGTTGGAGAAGGCTCGCTGGTTCGGCAAGACGTTCAACTCGGTCACCGACGTGCAACCGCTGGTATGCCTTGACGAGGACGGCAACAAGTTCTCCAACGTCAAGCTCGGCAAGGGCGAGGCAAGCCTGTGGTCCGAGGAGTTCCGTGGCGAAGTGGTGGCCACCATGGTCTACGACGGCCAGCCGACCCACGATCACTTCAAGCGGATCGACGACAACACCGTGCTGGGCATCATGAACGGCAAGGGCGGAGTCCTGGATTACCAGGACGGGGTGGGCCGCTACTTCTACTTCTACCTGGAGCGGATCTAACCCCTCACGGCCGCAGCACGAGATCGTCCTGACGATCGCGCACCGCGGCAGTCTGGTTTCGACTTTCACCGCTCAGCAACGAGGCGACCACGGTGACGCCGAGCACGCCGACGATCACCAGCAGCGAAAGTCCCGTCCCGATCTCCACCACCGGGACCGGCCTGCCGTCGTTGATGAACGGCAGGTTGTTGTCGTGCAGTCCGTGCAGCACCAGCTTGGCGCCGATAAACGCCAATATCACGAACAGACCGGTCGAGAGATAAACCAACCGGTCCAGCAGGCCGTCGACCAGGAAGTACAGCTGCCGCAGCCCCAGCAGCGCGAACGCAGTCGCGGTGAACACCGTGTAGGTGTCTCGGGTGAGGCCGAAGATCGCCGGCAGTGAGTCCAGCGCGAAGATCACGTCGGTGCCGGCGATGGCGAGCATCACCACCAGCATCGGGGCGCGGGCGACCTTGCGGGCCAGGCGGGTGACGGCGGTGTCGCCCGTGGGAGCCTGATGGTCACTGCCTGAGCGCAGCATCCCGGCGGCACTGAGCAACAGGATCAGGCCCAGCACGTAGAAGGCCCAGCTGAAGGTGTTGATCAACGCCACCCCGACGAAGATGAATCCGGTTCGGGCGATCAACGACAAGATGATGCCGAACAGCAGAATCCTCTGCTGTTCGGCGGCGGGCACCCGGAATCGGGCCATGATGACCAGGAACACGAACAGGTTGTCGACGGAGAGCGCCTTCTCGGTGACGTAGCCGGCGAAATACTCGGAACCGGCATCCACGCCACCGAAGGCGAACATGCCGAACCCGAACGCGACGGCGATGCCGACGTAGCCCGCCGACCACACCGCAGATTCCCTCAGGGTCGGAACGTGGGGCTGACGAACGTGAAAGACGAAGTCGAACACGAGCAATCCGACGAGGCCGACGATAGTCAGCCCCCAGGCCCAACCAGCAACGTTCATGCCCCACCGACGCTACGTGAAGTGAACGACGCCGGGTTGGCGCGCAGGTGGCGGGTCTATGACCGGCCGGTGAAGGCGAGGAGCCTTTCCAGGCTCGATGCCGAATCGTCGACGTCGATCGGGTCATCGAAGCCCGCTCGCACTCGGCCCTCCGGCGTGATGATCGCGCGGACCAGGCCCAGCACGTACTCGGCCAAGGGCTCTGCCACGTTCACGGTGCGACCGGTGGCCGTCGCGTAGTCCCAGGCATGCACCAGGAACTCCAGCGACAGAATCCCCGCCGCCATCCGCGCAGGC is a window encoding:
- a CDS encoding DUF4334 domain-containing protein codes for the protein MNDEQARATFTALKERTGQIPDAEIDEFWAALPPATLELMIGEWRGGEFVTGHKMNGLLEKARWFGKTFNSVTDVQPLVCLDEDGNKFSNVKLGKGEASLWSEEFRGEVVATMVYDGQPTHDHFKRIDDNTVLGIMNGKGGVLDYQDGVGRYFYFYLERI
- a CDS encoding amidohydrolase encodes the protein MTGQADRIDEIVTADARRLVDIFKDLHRNPELGFAEVRTARTIAQALGNLGMTVTSGIGGTGVVAVLANGPGPVVMYRADMDALRVPEATGLDYASSNPALGHMCGHDAHVTWMLGLAKVLTETTDSWSGTAVLIGQPAEELITGAKAMVDAGLYDVAPRPDAFLAMHTAPVPVGMVAAVGGERMAGTDQLDIVFHGVGGHGSMPQLTRDPVLMAAQAVMQFQSIVSRSVTPGEIAVLTVGSLQAGSTYNVIPDRAQLQVNLRWFNPEVRDTLLTGIRAICAGIARSFGVDEDQLPEITLAGGATPLVNDTALTERVATALGDLLGKDNVVRQLPALTGSEDCHLLKGPHLDMPLTYLLVGVADPQVYAQSAERGQLFPYTPHAPDYVVDLSAIPLGTKIAARAMLELLTPGRF
- a CDS encoding nuclear transport factor 2 family protein; this translates as MARSPQEIFDHHLKALLAGDVEELLVDYTDESELITAAGVARGLAGIRAAFSQLSAALADAEFAIKSQTHSGDVLLLEWTLDAAGFGVDGVDTFLFGDDSIRVQTISQQARPKN
- a CDS encoding BlaI/MecI/CopY family transcriptional regulator, encoding MAARVGLGDLERTVMECLWSASGSLTVREVHSSVSVKRNLAYTTIMTVLQRLAKKNLVIQRRDHRAHRYVPRRGRAELVAELMSDALDQVADSGGREAALVHFVERVGADEATALRRALADLNDA
- a CDS encoding SRPBCC family protein, with the protein product MHATATTTVAASPSRVWEVLSDYEGMSGWAPGLKITVIQPGAPEPNGVGAQRRIQAVPGMAPLVEEIIAFEPEQRLSYRGVSGVPFRNYVGNVALRSTGSGTEISYTVSADNRLPAVASVLAHGLLFGLKRAVNKGA
- the hisC gene encoding histidinol-phosphate transaminase; this encodes MTVRLRPEIAALPAYVEGKTVPGSIKLASNETVFPPLPSVVKAVDAALSTTNRYPDNGYAALRARLAEHVGFTPAHIAAGCGSVSLCQQLIQISSGTGDEVLFGWRSFEIYPLQVRTAGAVPVQVPLREHTYDLDAMLAAITDRTRLIFVCNPNNPTSTVVDPDALAQFVAAVPPHILIAIDEAYVEYIREPLLPDSLGLVRRHRNVVVLRTFSKAYGLAGLRLGYAVASPEIITELGKVYVPFTVSSVAQAAGIASLDAADELMARTDAVVAERARVSATLRDAGFELPDSQANFVWLPLAERTSDFVAAAAAARIVVRPYGQDGVRVTIGAPEENDALLRFAQTFR
- a CDS encoding phosphotransferase family protein, with amino-acid sequence MSDQGLGEGPLDDVTELAGGTQNVMLRFTRADRSYVLRRGPQHLRPRSNAVMLRETRLLAALAGTDVPHPGLIAVCDNPAVLGDAVFYLMEPVDGFNASGDLPALHASDPTVRHGMGLSMADALAKLGAVDHIAVGLADYGKPDGFLERQVPRWLAELDSYRQFENYPGPDLPGLHDVADWLQRNVPASWKPGILHGDYHAANVMFSPTGPELAAIVDWEMSTIGDPLLDLGWLLATWRQDDGSSVFSHTLTGMDGLASPGELVARYAAGSSRDLSHIGWYTVMAGFKLAIVIEGTLARASAGMAQQEVGDQLHEAAVWLFERAQLWMDSAA